The following nucleotide sequence is from Nesterenkonia xinjiangensis.
TGAAGGACATGGATGCGATGATCCTTGCCGCGCTGCTGCGCATGCGTCGCGAGGGGCACCGGCCGGAGCGAGACATCATCTTCGCCTTCTTCGCCGACGAGGAGGACAACGGCACCTACGGCGCCGGCTGGCTGGTGAAGAACCACCCGGAGCTCTTCGCGGGCGCCACCGAGGCCATCAGCGAGGTCGGCGGATTCTCGACAGAGATCGCCGGCACCCGCGCCTATCTCATCCAGACCGGTGAGAAGGGCTTGCACTGGACGAAGATGATCGCCTCGGGCACCGCCGGGCACGGCTCCGCGGTCCAGACCGACAACGCCGTCGTCACCCTCGGTGCTGCCGTCGCGCGCATCGGCGAGCACGAGTGGCCCATCGAGTACACCAAGACCACCCGGGCCCTGATGGAGCAGCTCTCCGAGCTCACCGGCATCCCCTTCGACGAGCAGGACCCCTCCGCGCTGCTGGAGGCCACCGGCAGCACCTCGAAGTTCATCGCCGCCACGCTGCGCAACACCTCCAACCCGACGGTGCTGGAGGCCGGTTACAAGCACAACGTGGTCCCGGGCACCGCCGAGGCGCTCGTCGACGCCCGTACCCTGCCGGACCAGGACGAGAAGGTCGCGGCCACGCTGCAGGAGCTGGCCGGGGACAAGATCCGCTTCGAGCTGCAGAACGGCGGACCCTCTCTGGAAGTGCCGTTCTCCGGGGCCTTGGTGGAGGACATGGTCGCCTCGCTGCGAGCGGAGGACCCCGAAGGCGTCGTGCTCCCGTACATGCTCGGCGGCGGCACGGACAATAAGCACCTCTCCGCGCTGGGCATCGCCGGCTACGGGTTCGCCCCGCTGCAGCTCCCTGCGGAGCTGGACTTCACCGGCATGTTCCACGGGGTCGACGAGCGCGTGCCGGTGGACTCGCTGATCTTCGGCGTGCGGGTGCTGCATCGTTTCCTGGCCGCCCAGTGACGGAACGGGCCGGTCACTGCCCGTCACTGCCCGCGCAACACCGCCTGAGAGGACATTCCCAATGGGCCCTGACCACCGTGACCTCCTCGCCGAGAATCCCGATCCACGGGTGCGTGAGCTGGTCTCCCATGTGCTGACCCCGGAGCTGCTGGACCGCGTCCGATCACGTGCACCGGCCTACGACGAACGCAACGAGTTCTGCCACGAGGACCTGGCCGAGCTGATCGAGGCCGGTTACCTGCGGGCACTCGTGCCGGAGGAGCTGGGAGGGCTGGGCTGGGACCTGCCGGACCTGGTCGCGGGGCAGCGGCTGCTGGCGGCGCACGCCCCGGCCACCGCGCTGGCGGTCAACATGCACCACGTGTGGGTGTCCGCAGCTCGGCAGATGGTGGCCCGCGGTCATTCGGAGTTTCGACAGGTCCTCGAGGAGGCCGCGGCGGAGGAGATCTTCGCCTTCGGGATCTCCGAACCGGGCAACGACGCGGTCCTCTTCGACTCCGGCACCGAAGCCCGTGTCGCCGAGGACGGCTCGGTCAGCTTCACGGGGATCAAGATCTTCACGACGCTCGCACCCGTGTGGACCCGGCTGGGTCTCTTCGGACGCGACGTCGACGGCGGCGAGACGCCGCTGATCTTCGGCTTCCTCGAGCGCGAGGCCGACGGCTGGCGCAGCCTCGACGACTGGGACACCCTGGGCATGCGGGCCACCCAGTCGCACACCACCGTCCTGGAGGGGGCGCGGGTGCCGGCCGGACGGATCGTGCGACGACTGCCAGCGGCTCCGAACCGGGACCCGCTCGTCTTCGCGATCTTCTCCTCATTCCTCGGGCTGCTCGCCGCGGTCTACACCGGCATCGGGGATCGCGCCCTGGAGCTGGCTGTCGCGCACGCCGGCTCCCGCACCGCCCGCACCACCGGGCAGCCGCTCAGCACCGATCCGGACATCCGCTACCGGCTGGCCGAGGCGCGGCTGCATCAGCTCGTCCTCGACGCGCAGCTGCGGGGCGTGATCGAGGACATCGAGACCGGCGCAGATCACGGAGAGCTGTGGTTTCCCCGGCTGGTCACGCTGCGCACCAGCGCCACCCGCACGGCTCGCGACGTCGTCGACACCGCGCTCCAGGTCAGCGGGGGAGGGCAGTACCGGCGGCTCAGTGAGCTCAGCCGGCTCTATCGGGACGTCCTGGCCGGTGTGCACCACCCCTCCGACGACGAGTCCGCCCATAGGACGTTGGCGACGTCGCTGCTGGGCCCCCTTGAGGGATGATCCGCCGCCGGCGGGCGCGTGTCAGCTGCGGCGACGCTCAGAGGGTGGGCCGGACCTTCATGATCCGGCGACGCAGCCAGTATTTGCGCACCCCTCCGGTGTACAGGCGGCTGCGGCGCAGCTCCCATTTGCCGTATTCCGCGTGGTCGACGATCCGTCGTCGGACCTCTGTGAGGGATTCTCTGGGCTGACAGGTGATCACCATGTACTCCCAGTGCAGGCCGGACGCATCGTCGGCCGTGTACCGGGCGGCGGAGGAGGGGAACGCGGAGAACTGCTGGGACATTCCTGCCGATCACGCTCACTCTCTGGAGTGCGGCCGAAGGGCGATGTCAGCGCGGCATCGCCTCTGCGATTGAGTGCACCCTAGCACCCGTTCCCCGCACTGTGGTCACGCGCGTCGGGAACGTGTCCGGAAACTCTCCCCGAGGTCTTACCCCACGGCCTGGGCGTTGGTACGGTGTGCCTATGAACATCGATCCCCGCGTCGCATTGAGCACGCTGACGAACGCTCTTGAAGAGCATCTCTCTGCTTCACTCAACCGCCGAGGCGAGCAGGACCCGTCGGTCGAGGCTGCCTTCTACGGGATCGCCGACGCCTTCGAAGGCTACGAGGACGCGCTCTTCGCCGCGACCGGAGAGGTCACCCCGCTCGACCTCTACGACGAGGACGAGGACTCCGACGACGCGTTGGACGAGGACGACGAGGATGACGACGTCCTGGAAGAGGACCTCGAAGACGACGAGGACCTCGACTCCGAGGACGACGAGGAGCGTGACGAGGGGCGACGCTAGAGGCCCTGCTGCGGGGCGCCGCGCACACGGTGTCGGATCTCACCCGGTGAGGTGGACCGCCGGACCGCCCTGGATGATCTAGGCTCAGCCTGTGCAGTGGATTGAAGCGATCATCCTGGGACTGGTCCAGGGCCTCACCGAGTTCCTCCCGGTCTCCTCCTCGGCGCATCTGCGCATCGTGGGGGAGTTCCTCCCAGGAGCGGCAGACCCCGGCTCCGCGTTCACCGCGATCACCCAGCTCGGCACGGAGACGGCGGTGCTCGTCTATTTCTGGCGGGACATCGTGCGCATCCTGCGGGCCTGGTTCGCCGCCCTGACCGGCAGGCTTCCGCATCGGGACCCGGATGTGCGCATGGGCTGGCTCATCATCGTCGGCACCATCCCGATCGTGGTGCTCGGCCTGCTCTTCGAAGATCTGATCGACACCACTTTCCGGACGCTCTGGCTGGTGGCCACGATGCTGATCATCTTCGGCGTGCTGCTGGCCGTGGCCGACGCCACCGGTCGGCAGGCCAAGCCGTTGGCCGAGCTGAGCATCCGAGACGGCATCCTCTTCGGCTTCGCCCAGGCGTTGGCGCTCATCCCGGGGGTCTCGCGATCCGGCGGGACGATCACCGCCGGTCTGCTGATGGGCTACACCCGTGAGGCGGCTGCCCGGTACTCCTTCCTGCTCGCGGTGCCGGCGGTCTTCGGCTCCGGCCTCTACAAGCTCCTGGGCTCTGTGGGGGAACAGTCCGGACCGTACACGATGGGCCAGACCATGGTCGCCACCGTGGTGGGCTTCGCTGTGGCGTACGTGATCATCGGCTGGTTCCTGCGCTATGTGTCCAGCCACTCGTACACGCTCTTCGTCAACTACCGCATCGTGGTGGGCCTGCTGGTCTACGCGCTGCTGGGCCTGGGCATCATCAACGCCTGAGCGGAGGCCGCAGGAATCGACAGGCTGGAAATACCCAGTCCGTGGCCGACGTTGTCCACTGACCGGACTGCCCGCGCAGAAAGGACCCCCACGCGTGAAATCCTGGACCTCCCCGGTCGTGCCGACCCTCCCGCCCCTGCCGGAGGCTCTGCAGCTGCACGACACCGCGCGCGGAGGTCTGGCCGACGTGGCCTCCCGCGACGGCCTGGGCTCGCTCTACGTCTGCGGCATCACCCCCTATGACGCCACGCATCTGGGCCACGCGAACACCTACCTCCAGTTCGATCTGCTGGTCCGCTACTGGCGCGCCTGCGGCCTGGACGTCCGCTATGTGCAGAACGTCACCGACATCGATGATCCCCTCCTGGAACGTGCCGAGACCACCGGCGTGGACTGGCGCGTCCTGGCCGAGGACCAGACGGAGCTCTTCCGGACCGACATGCAGGCCCTCGGCGTGATCGCCCCGGACGTCTATCTCGGTGCCGTGGAGACCATCCCTGATGTCGTCGAGGACGTCGAGGCGCTGGTCTCCCACGGGGTGGGGTACCCCGTGCCGGTCCCCGCCGAGGACCTTCCCGAGGGGGTGGCGCAGGCGCACGACGTCTACTTCGACATCGCCGCCGCCCAGGCGCGCACGGGCTGGCGGCTGGGAAGCGTCGGCGCCTACGACCGCGGCACGATGGAGGAGCTCTTCCCGGAGCGCGGGGGAGATCCTGACCGTCCGGGCAAGCGGGATCCGCTGGACCCGCTCCTGTGGAGGGCCCGCCGTGACGGTGAGCCCTCGTGGGACGGCCGGAGCCTCGGCGAGGGACGTCCGGGCTGGCACATCGAGTGTTCGGTGATCGCCCGACGCCATCTGCCGGCTCCCTTCACCGTCCAGGGCGGAGGGTCGGATCTGCGTTTCCCCCATCATGAGTTCTCTGCCGCCCACGCCACCGCCGCCGAAGGGCTCCCGCTGGCCGAGAGCTACGTCCACACCGGCATGGTGGGGCTCGACGGAGAGAAGATGTCGAAGTCCCGCGGCAACCTCGTGCTGGTCTCCCGGCTGCGCCGGGAAGGAGTGGACCCTCAGCTGATCCGGGTGGCGCTGCTGGGCCAGCACTGGCGGCACGACTGGAGCTGGAGCGATGACCTTCTCGACCACGCCCAGGTGCGGATGGACCGTTGGAACGCGGCACTGGGCCGCGCCCCGGAGACGCACGACGGCAGCCCCGACGTCGCCGAGGACCTGCAGTACGCGCTGCATGCCGCGCTGTCGATGAACCTCAACGCCCCGGCTGCGCTGGATCAGCTGGACCTGTGGGCGTCCGGGCAGATCGCGGGGGGCACCGGTCAGGACAGGGTGCGCGAGGTCGTCGCCGGGCTGCTGGGCCTCCGATTGGGCTGAGGCTCCGGGGCTGTTCAGCCGTCTCCGGGCTCCGGGGGCCGCCGGCGGCGCAGGTAGCGTTCGAATTCTCGGGCGATGGCCTCGCCGCTGGCCTCCGGGAGGCTCGGCGTGTCGGTGGCCTCCTCCAGTCGCTGGACGTACTCGGCGATGTCGGTGTCCTCCTGAGCGAGCTCGTCGACCCCACGCTCCCACGCCTCCGCGTCCTCGGCGACCTCCTCGACCTCCAGGGTGAGGCCGAGCAGATCCTCGAGCTGCCGCATCAGTGCCAGCTGCGCTTTCGGGGAGGGCGCCTGACCGACGTAGTGCGGCACCGCCGCCCAGAGCGACACCGCCGGGATCCCGGCCTGGTTCGCTGTGTGCGCGAGGACTCCGACGATCCCGGTGGGCCCCTCATAGGTGGGTGCGTCCACATCCAGGGCGTCCTGCAGGGCGGCGTCCTCGCTGGAGAGCGCGGCGGGGATCGGACGGGTGTGCGGCACATCGGCGAGCAGGGCCCCCACCAGGACGATGGCAGCGACATCATGCTCGACCGCCTTGGTGAGTATCTCCGCCGTGAACGCCTGCCAGCGGAAGCTGGGCTCCACCCCGTTGACCAGCAGGAGATCAAGCGGCGTGGACTCCGGGCGTGCCCGGTAGATCCTGGTGGCGGGCCAGACGATCTCCCGGTGCGTCCCGGTGCGTCGCACCCGGGGGCGGGTGAACTGATAGTCGTAGTAGTCCTCATCGTCGATGCGCTCCACGAGCTCGCCGTCGGCGGCCGTGGTGATCGACCGGACGGCGGAGGAGGCGGCACCACCGGCGTCGTTCCATCCCTCGAAGGCCAGCACCATCACGGTGGGGCGCGCGTCGGGAGTCTCTGCGGACTCGCGCAGGTGATGGATGAACCGGGCCGCGCGGGCCTCGGTCTCCTGGGGGGCGTCCTCGGGCTGGCTCTGCTCATCCACGCTTCTCACACTAGCCCTGGCGCCGAGGGGAGGGAAGTGCTGACCAGGGCGTGTGACGTCGGTGACGGCGTGAGCGCGGGAGCGGCCCTTAGGATGGATCCCATGCTCTCCCACACCTCCTCGGCCGATCCGTCCCGTCCGCTCCAGGCGGTGTTCTGGGACATGGACGGGACCCTCGTCGACACCGAGCCCTACTGGATCGCCTCCGAGTACGAGCTCGTCGCCGCGCACGGCGGCACCTGGTCCGAGGAACAGGCCCATTCGCTGGTGGGGCAGGCGCTCACCCACAGCGCAGCGGTGCTGCAGGCCGCCGGGGTGGATCTGAGCGTCCGGGAGATCATCGACCACCTCATCGGCAGGGTCGTGGCGAAGGTCCGGGAAGAGATGCCGTGGCGCCCCGGGGCCCGTGAGCTGCTGCAGGAGCTGCACGCCGCGGGGGTCCGCTGTGCGCTGGTGACCATGAGCGAGGGTCCGCTGGCCCATGAGGTCGTGGACGCTCTGCCTGAGGGGCAGATCGAGTTCATCGTCTCCGGAGACATGGTGACCCGCGGCAAGCCTGATCCGGAGGCCTACCACCGGGCCTTCGAGCGCATGGCCGCAGACCACCCCGAGCCGCTGGAGCGCGGACGCTGCCTGGCCGTGGAGGATTCCGTGCCGGGCACCGCCGCCGCCGCCGACTCCGGGATCGTCACCCTCGCTGTGCCGCATATGAGCCCGCTGCCGGACTCCGGTCGCTGGCACGTGCTGCCCAGTCTGCGCGGCCTCGGGGTCGATGCCCTGGAGCGCCTGGTCTCGGTGTCGCCGGGGAGCGCGCTCGGCTCCCTGGTGCGCCCATGACCCGGCGCCTGAGCGGCGGCGGATTCACGATCGCCCGTGTGGCGGGCACCCCGGTGCGCCTGCAGTACTCCTGGTTCCTGGTCAGCGCGGTGATCGTGGTGCTCTTCGGGCCGCAGGTGCAGCGCATCTTCCCGGAGATCGGTCCGCTGGCGTACCTCGTCGCGGCCGCCTATGCGGTGCTGCTGCTGGTCTCGGTGCTGGCCCATGAGCTCGCGCACGCGCTCACCGCCCGAGCCTTCGGCTGGCCCTCCACGGAGATCGAGCTGAACCTCTGGGGCGGGCACACCCAGTTCGTCACCCGGGGCGCCACTCCCGGGAAGTCGCTGGCCGTCGCCCTGGCCGGGCCGGCCGCGAACCTGCTCATCGCCGCCGTCGGCTGGGCGCTCATCGAGGCGCTGGAGCCGGTGGGGGTGCTGGGCATGCTCGCCTCCGTCACCGTGCTGGTCAACTTCCTCGTCGGCGTCTTCAACCTGCTGCCCGGGCATCCGCTGGACGGCGGGCGCATCGTGGAGTCTGCGGTGTGGCGCTCCACCGGCAGCCAGGATCGCGGCATGCTGGCCTCCGGCTGGGCCGGACGTGCCGTGGTCGTGGCGATCGCGGCCACCGTGCTGGCGCTGGCGGCATCGGGGTCTCCACGGGTCAGCATCCTGGTCGTGGTGGTGGCCACCATGGTGTGCTTCTTCCTCTGGCAGGGCGCCGGCGAGTCTGTGCGGCTGGCTCGGGCCCGGCTCGCGCACCGCCGCGGCCTCGACGGCGGGCGCGAGGGCTCCCAGGAGCGATAGGCTCTTCGGTGAGCCCGACGGCGCCCGCCAGGGTGCCCGCGCGAGCAGCGACCTGACACCCTTTCGACGAGAGTGAGATCCGTGAGCACCACCCCCGAGTCCGACCCGGCAGCATCCGTGACCGAGGGTCGCGGCCCTGTGGGCGTGCACATGCGCAAGGGCCCGCTGCAGGCAGGACAGCGCGTGCAGCTGACCGACCGGCGGGGGAGGCCCAGCACCATCACGCTCCAGCGTGGCGGCGAGTGGCACACGCACCAGGGCGTGCTGCGCCATGACACGCTGATCGGCCAGCCGGAGGGGATCGTGGTCGCCAACGACGCCGACCATCAGTACCAGGTGCTGCGGCCCCTGCTCAACGACTACGTCCTCTCCATGCCGCGCGGGGCGACCGTGGTGTACCCGAAGGATTCTGCGCAGATCGTGCAGATCGCCGACGTCTTCCCCGGAGCGCACGTGGTCGAGGCGGGCGTGGGCTCCGGAGCCCTCTCGCTGTCCCTGCTGCGTGCCGTCGGCGATCAGGGCACCGTGCACTCCTACGAGCGCCGAGAGGACTTCGCAGAGATCGCTCGGGGGAACGTCGAGGGCTTCTTCGGCCAGCGGCACCCCGGCTGGCAGGTCCACGTCGGAGACATGCAGGAGCAGGTGCCGCGGATCGAGGCACCGGGCTCGGTGGACCGGGTGGTGCTGGACATGCTGGCGCCCTGGGAATGCCTCGACGCCGTCCGCCGCGCGCTGGCGCCCGGTGGTGTCTGGGTCAGCTACGTCGCCACCGTCACCCAGCTGTCGCGGCTGGCCGAGGCGATCCGCGCCTCCGGGGTCTTCACGGAGCCGGAGGCCCACGAGACCATGCTGCGCACCTGGCACCTCGACGGGCTGGCCGTGCGTCCCGACCATCGGATGGTCGCCCACACCGGCTTCCTGCTCTCCGCGCGTCGGCTCGCCGATGATCAGACGCCGCTGCAGCTGAAGAAGCGGGAGAAGCAGTCGGAGGTCACCGCTGAGGACATGGCGGCCTGGATGCCTGAGGACGCCGTGTGGGACGAGCACACCCTGAAACGTCGCACCGTCACCGGACGCAAGGCGCGCAAGGCCGCCACCCATGCGAGGAAGATCGCCGACGCCGCTCGTGAGGGCGACGCCGTCGCGCCGGCCGAGGACGCCGGCCGTGCCGACCACGACCCGCAGGGCGGGGGCGGCAGAGAGGAGCAGACACCATGAGCCAGGAGCACACCCCCGGTTCCCCGACCGGACCGACGACTGCCTCCGCCGAGCAGCTGCAGGAGCGGCTCGACCGCACCCACCGGCAGCTGGACGCGCTGCGCCAGCGCAGCCGGCAGCTCGAGCAGCAGCTGCAGACCGCCGGGACCAACAACCAGCGGATGGCCCGCCTGCTGGAGACCACCCGGAACCAGATGGACCAGCTGCGCCAGGCGCTGCACGCCGACGGGCAGGCTCCCTTCACCTTCGGGACCGTGATCGGCTATCGGGAGAAGCATGAGCTTGTCGAGGGCCGCGAGATCGAGGCCACCACCGGGCCCGGCGTTGACATCCTCCACGCGGGTCGCAAGATGAGGGTCAGCGTGTCGCCGCTGCTCGATCCGGCAGAGCTCCGCCCCGGGCTGGAGGTGCTGCTCAACGAGCACCTCGCCGTGGTGGCGGTCCTGCCGGCCGAGTCCACCGGTGAGCTCGCCCGCGTCAAGGAAGTGCTGCCCGACGGCCGACTGGTGATCCTCAGCCGGGGAGAGGACGAGCGGGTGGTGCGGCTGGCCCTCGGTGAGGGGGACGTCAGCGTCCGGGTGGGCGACGCCGTCACAGTGGATCTGCGCACCGGCACCGCCACCGAGGTCGTCCCGCTCTCGGAGGTGGAGGACGTGGTGCTCGAGGAGACCCCGGATGTGTCCTACGCGGACATCGGAGGGCTCTCTGAGCAGATCGAACAGATCCGTGACGCCGTGGAGCTGCCGTTCCTGCACTCTGACCTGTATCGCGAACACGGGCTCAGCGCGCCCAAGGGCATCCTGCTCTACGGGCCGCCCGGCTGCGGCAAGACGCTGATCGCCAAGGCGGTGGCCTCCTCGCTGCAGGGCGGAGGCGCTCCCGGCGGGCACAAGAACGGGGAGGTCGCGGCCCCGCGCAGCTTCTTCCTCAACATCAAGGGCCCTGAGCTGCTCAACAAGTACGTCGGCGAGACCGAGCGGCACATCCGGGTGATCTTCTCCCGGGCGCGGGAGCGCGCATCGGCGGGCCACCCCGTGGTGGTCTTCTTCGACGAGATGGAGGCGCTGTTCCGGACTCGCGGCACCGGAGTCTCCTCGGATGTGGAGACCACCATCGTCCCGCAGCTGCTGGCCGAGATCGACGGAGTGGAGTCGCTGGACAACGTCATCGTCATCGGCGCCTCCAACCGTGAGGACATGATCGACCCGGCGATCCTGCGTCCGGGCCGCCTGGACGTTAAGATCCGCGTCCGCCGGCCGGGTGCGGCCGGTGCGCGCGAGATCCTGGGCATCCATCTGGGCGGACGTCTGCCGCTGCGCGCCGACTTCGTGGCGGAGCAGGGCGGCCACGCCTCGGCTGTCCAGGCATTGGTCGAGGCCGTCGTCGCCCGGCTCTATCCGGCAGAGTCGGAGCCACGGCTGCGACTGGTCCATGCCGACGGGTCCCGCACCGACTTCGCCGCCGCGGACTTCATCTCCGGCGCCGTGCTGAGCAACATCGTCGACCGGGCCAAGAAGTCCGCGATCAAGGAGTTCCTGGCCTCGGACCGCCGCCCCGACGCCAAGGGGCTGACGGAGGACCAGCTGCTGGCGGCCGCTGAGGCAGAGCTGCGGGACCAGGAGGATCTGGTGAACACCGTCGACCCGCAGGAATGGGCGCGCGTGCTGGGGGCGGCCCCGTCCCCGGTGGTCGGCGTCGAGCGGCTGGCCGGAGGCCCGTCATGAGTGTGCGTCGGCTGATCGGCATGGAGACCGAGTACGGCATCCACGCCCCGCAGAATCCACGGGCCAGCCATGTGGCGCTGTCCATCGAGCTGGTCAACGCCTATGCGGCGGCGGTCACCGAAGAGGGCGGCGCCGTCGCCGGCACGGAGTGGGACTACCAGTCCGAGTCCCCGCTGGTGGACGCCCGCGGCTGGGTGCTGCCGCGCTCCGCCGCGCATGCCAGCCAGCTCACCGACACCGCTGAGGCGCTGGACGGCGTGAGCGGGGGAGATCCTTCGCCCGCGGACGTCGCGAGCCCGGCCGACGTCTCCGAGGGGCAGCAGGGGCACGGGGACTCCGAGTTCCATGCGCCCGGCTCCGCACACTGGCGGGGCGACTTCTTCCGGCTGCGTGAGGGGCAGCCGCAGCTGCTGATGAACCTGGTGCTGTCCAACGGGGCGCGGCTCTATGTGGACCACGCCCACCCGGAGTACTCGGCCCCGGAGACCATCGGCGCCAGGCGCGCCGTGCTCTACGACGTCGCCGGTGACGTCATCGTGCGCCGTGCCGCGCAGCGGCTGGCTGACGAGGAGGGCAGCCCGGAGCTGCTGCTGTACAAGAACAACACCGACGGCAAGTCCGTCTCCTATGGGGCGCACGAGAACTACCTGGTCCCGCGCGAGGTGCCTTTCGACCAGCTGGTCGCCGGACTCATCCCGTTCTTCGTGACGCGGCAGATCATCTGCGGCGCGGGGCGGTTGGGGATCGGTCAGCGGGCCACCGGCGTCGGATTCCAGATCTCCCAGCGCGCAGACTTCTTCGAGGAGGAGGTCGGCCTGGAGACGACGGTCCGTCGGCCGATCATCAACACCCGGGACGAGCCGCACGCGGACGCGGACCGGCATCGCCGGCTCCATGTGATCATCGGCGATGCCAACATGAGCGAGTACTCCGCCTGGCTGCGCGTGGGCACCACGGCGCTGGTGCTGGACCTGATCGAGTCCGGACATGCCCCGCAACTTCGCCTGCACGATCCCGTGGAGGCACTGAAGGCGATCTCTCACGATCCCTCGCTGACCACCACCGTGCGGACGAACCGTGGCCAGATGACGGCCCTGGACATCCAGCGGCTCTACCTGAAGGCCGCGATCTCCCGTGCCTCGGAGAAGTCCGGGCCGAAGACCGCGCTCACCGCCCCGGACACGGAGACCGCCGAGATCCTCGAAGCCTGGGGGACGCTGCTGGAGGATCTCACCGAGGACGTCTCGCAGGCGGCGGACCGTGTCGACTGGGTCGCGAAGCTGGCCCTGATGGAGTCCTACCGGCGCCGTGACGGGCTGGACTGGGATGCGCCCCAGCTGAAGCTGATCGACCTGCAGTACGCCGATCTGCGGCCTGAACGCGGGCTGTACCACAAGCTCGTACGGGCCGGCCGGATGCGGCGGCTGTTCTCCGACGAGCAGATCGCGTGGGCCGCCGCGCACCCGCCGGAGGAGACCCGCGCCTGGCTGCGCGGCCAGCTGGTCGCCCAGCACTCCGAGCACCTCGTGGGGGCCAGCTGGGACCAGATCCTGCTCCGCACAGGCCCGCTGGCCCGCGCCACCCGGCTCAGCATGACCGAACCGACCCGCGGCTCCCGGAACGACGCCGAGCTGGTCCTGCTCGACGCCGACACCCCGGAGAAGCTGGTGGCCGGTCTGACCCGGCTGCTGCAGCCCTGAGCGGGGCGTGTCTGCGGGGCCGTCCTGACGGCCTCGGTGGCAGGGTCGTAGACTCGACCTGAGGCCTGAGAGAGATCGAGACCGCCGAACCGTCGGCGCCCAGCCCGGGCGGCGTCACCTCGGCGGGGAGAAGAGGAGCGACCATGCCGTCCCAGCCGCAGCGCCGTCCCAGCGAGAGCGCCCAGGACCGACCCGCAGTGCCCGACGACGGCGCCGCAGCTCCGGTGCCCGCCGGCGGCAGCACCCAGTCCCAGGGCCGCGCCGAGGAGCTCGACAGCCTGCTCGACGAGATCGACTCGGTGCTGGAGACCAACGCGGAGGAGTTCGTCAAGGGGTTCGTCCAGAAGGGCGGGCAGTAGCCGGATGGAGCGACGCGTCGTCGGTGTGGAGACCGAGTTCGGACTGGCCCACCAGGGGCGCGGGCGGCGCGGTCTGCCGCCCGACGAGGCGGCCCGCTACCTGTTCCGCCCGGTGGTCGACTGGGGGCGCAGCTCCAACGTCTTCATCCCCAACGGCTCCCGCCTCTACCTCGATGTCGGCTCCCATCCGGAATACGCCACCGCCGAGTGTGACGACCTCCTCGACCTCATCGCCTCGGACCGCGCCGGCGAGCTGATCATGCATGATCTCGCGCTCCGCGCCCAGGAGGCGATGGCCGCCGACGGGCTGCCCGGCTCGGTGTACCTGCTGAAGAACAACATCGATTCCCAGGGCAACTCCTACGGATCCCATGAGAACTACCTGATTCCGCGCACCACCCATTTCCGGCGGCTCTCCACGGTGCTGCTGCCCTTCCTGGTCACGCGGCAGATCATCGCCGGGGCCGGGCGGATCGTGCCCCCAACCGAGGACCAGGAGGCCCATTTCGCCTTCTCCCAGCGGGCGGACCACATGTGGGAGGGCATCTCGTCGGCCACCACCCGCTCTCGGCCGATCATCAACACTCGCGACGAGCCGCACGCCGATGCGGCCGTGCATCGTCGGCTGCACGTCATCGTCGGGGACTCCAGCATGTCCGAGACCACCCAGCTGCTGCGCTTCGGCTCCACGGACCTGGTGCTGCGAATGATCGAGTCAGGGGCGCCCCTGGGGGATCATGAGCTGGAGAACCCGATCAGCGCGATCCGCCACATCAGCCATGACGTCACCGGCCGGGCGAGGGTGCGGACACGGGAGGGCCGCCAGGTGACCGCCGTGGAGATCCAGCAGAACCTGTTCGATCGGGCACGGAGCTTCGTGGCTCGGCACGGTGCTCACCACGATCGTGTCGGGGAGGTCCTCGAGCTCTGGGGCCGCGCCGTGGAGGCGGTCGCCAGCGGGGACCACTCGCTCATCGATCGCGAGATCGACTGGGCGATCAAACGACGACTCATCGATGAGGTTGCCGGCCG
It contains:
- a CDS encoding M20/M25/M40 family metallo-hydrolase: MTDALDPAALSEQDVVDFCRDLIRIDTTNWGNGRSHGERVAAEYCAEIMRRAGLEPQIFESAPGRASVVARWEGTDPEAGALVVHGHLDVVPAQAEDWQVDPFAAEIVDGMIWGRGAVDMKDMDAMILAALLRMRREGHRPERDIIFAFFADEEDNGTYGAGWLVKNHPELFAGATEAISEVGGFSTEIAGTRAYLIQTGEKGLHWTKMIASGTAGHGSAVQTDNAVVTLGAAVARIGEHEWPIEYTKTTRALMEQLSELTGIPFDEQDPSALLEATGSTSKFIAATLRNTSNPTVLEAGYKHNVVPGTAEALVDARTLPDQDEKVAATLQELAGDKIRFELQNGGPSLEVPFSGALVEDMVASLRAEDPEGVVLPYMLGGGTDNKHLSALGIAGYGFAPLQLPAELDFTGMFHGVDERVPVDSLIFGVRVLHRFLAAQ
- a CDS encoding acyl-CoA dehydrogenase family protein — translated: MGPDHRDLLAENPDPRVRELVSHVLTPELLDRVRSRAPAYDERNEFCHEDLAELIEAGYLRALVPEELGGLGWDLPDLVAGQRLLAAHAPATALAVNMHHVWVSAARQMVARGHSEFRQVLEEAAAEEIFAFGISEPGNDAVLFDSGTEARVAEDGSVSFTGIKIFTTLAPVWTRLGLFGRDVDGGETPLIFGFLEREADGWRSLDDWDTLGMRATQSHTTVLEGARVPAGRIVRRLPAAPNRDPLVFAIFSSFLGLLAAVYTGIGDRALELAVAHAGSRTARTTGQPLSTDPDIRYRLAEARLHQLVLDAQLRGVIEDIETGADHGELWFPRLVTLRTSATRTARDVVDTALQVSGGGQYRRLSELSRLYRDVLAGVHHPSDDESAHRTLATSLLGPLEG
- a CDS encoding DUF5703 family protein, with the translated sequence MVITCQPRESLTEVRRRIVDHAEYGKWELRRSRLYTGGVRKYWLRRRIMKVRPTL
- a CDS encoding primosomal protein, producing MNIDPRVALSTLTNALEEHLSASLNRRGEQDPSVEAAFYGIADAFEGYEDALFAATGEVTPLDLYDEDEDSDDALDEDDEDDDVLEEDLEDDEDLDSEDDEERDEGRR
- a CDS encoding undecaprenyl-diphosphate phosphatase; amino-acid sequence: MQWIEAIILGLVQGLTEFLPVSSSAHLRIVGEFLPGAADPGSAFTAITQLGTETAVLVYFWRDIVRILRAWFAALTGRLPHRDPDVRMGWLIIVGTIPIVVLGLLFEDLIDTTFRTLWLVATMLIIFGVLLAVADATGRQAKPLAELSIRDGILFGFAQALALIPGVSRSGGTITAGLLMGYTREAAARYSFLLAVPAVFGSGLYKLLGSVGEQSGPYTMGQTMVATVVGFAVAYVIIGWFLRYVSSHSYTLFVNYRIVVGLLVYALLGLGIINA
- the mshC gene encoding cysteine--1-D-myo-inosityl 2-amino-2-deoxy-alpha-D-glucopyranoside ligase; translated protein: MKSWTSPVVPTLPPLPEALQLHDTARGGLADVASRDGLGSLYVCGITPYDATHLGHANTYLQFDLLVRYWRACGLDVRYVQNVTDIDDPLLERAETTGVDWRVLAEDQTELFRTDMQALGVIAPDVYLGAVETIPDVVEDVEALVSHGVGYPVPVPAEDLPEGVAQAHDVYFDIAAAQARTGWRLGSVGAYDRGTMEELFPERGGDPDRPGKRDPLDPLLWRARRDGEPSWDGRSLGEGRPGWHIECSVIARRHLPAPFTVQGGGSDLRFPHHEFSAAHATAAEGLPLAESYVHTGMVGLDGEKMSKSRGNLVLVSRLRREGVDPQLIRVALLGQHWRHDWSWSDDLLDHAQVRMDRWNAALGRAPETHDGSPDVAEDLQYALHAALSMNLNAPAALDQLDLWASGQIAGGTGQDRVREVVAGLLGLRLG